In one Myxocyprinus asiaticus isolate MX2 ecotype Aquarium Trade chromosome 1, UBuf_Myxa_2, whole genome shotgun sequence genomic region, the following are encoded:
- the LOC127417901 gene encoding uncharacterized protein LOC127417901 has protein sequence MLVIVWASGVQPTQRSEIALLQTVRLGDDVTIKCYLTTKLANTIFWYKQSIGQMPRPVALSYNYLTDIRILDEFKNGRFTVSVSEKSFHLNITATTKEDIGIYYCGTGFLNQVEFNSGTYLMLKGTESKDFNIEQQPELLPVSQGDNVKIQCKFLTESCAEDHSVYWFRHGATESHPAVLYTHSGGHDQCERSSEAGSKTCRCVYDFSKRNISLSDDVGIYYCAIVACGEIMFGKGTTLKNTDNKNENIWDPLLLFLISSNVVFLIVIVTLLVDLCKNGRKRHRGSTKSESQSCETGDSGILNYAAVSFMPVPSSTRRTRASNNREMAEYSKVHYKPRDHMP, from the exons ATGTTGGTTATCGTTTGGGCTT CTGGAGTCCAACCAACACAAAGAAGTGAAATTGCATTATTACAAACAGTTCGGCTGGGAGATGATGTGACAATCAAATGCTACTTGACAACAAAACTTGCCAACACAATATTTTGGTATAAACAGAGCATTGGTCAAATGCCTAGGCCAGTTGCACTATCATACAATTACTTGACAGACATCAGAATTTTGGATGAATTCAAAAATGGCAGATTCACTGTTTCAGTGAGTGAAAAATCTTTTCACCTCAACATCACAGCTACAACCAAGGAGGACATTGGAATTTACTACTGTGGGACAGGATTCTTGAATCAAGTAGAATTTAATTCTGGAACATATCTGATGCTTAAAG GAACTGAGAGCAAAGACTTTAATATTGAACAGCAACCAGAGTTACTTCCAGTTAGTCAAGGGGACAATGTAAAAATCCAGTGCAAGTTCCTTACTGAGAGCTGTGCAGAGGACCATAGTGTCTATTGGTTCAGACATGGTGCAACTGAATCTCATCCAGCAGTATTGTACACTCATAGTGGTGGACATGATCAGTGTGAAAGGAGCTCTGAGGCAGGTTCTAAAACATGCAGATGTGTTTATGATTTCTCTAAGAGGAACATTAGTCTCTCTGACGATGTTGGGATTTACTACTGTGCCATTGTGGCATGTGGGGAGATAATGTTTGGAAAAGGAACCACACTGAAAAACACAG ACAACAAGAATGAAAATATTTGGGATCCTCTATTGCTGTTCTTGATATCATCCAATGTTGTTTTTTTGATAGTAATTGTTACACTACTTGTTGATCTTTGCAAAAACGGGAGAAAAAGGCACAGAG GATCCACAAAGTCAGAATCTCAGTCATGTGAG ACTGGAGACTCGGGCATTTTAAATTATGCAGCTGTGAGTTTTATGCCCGTCCCTTCATCTACCAGAAGAACCAGGGCATCAAACAACAGAGAGATGGCAGAGTACAGTAAAGTCCATTACAAGCCTAGAGATCACATGCCTTAA